The following proteins come from a genomic window of Clostridia bacterium:
- a CDS encoding YlmC/YmxH family sporulation protein, protein MRVSDLRMLDVVNVVDGRRLGPIKDVDLDVEAGKIKSLILPTPSRFWSLWGKNDDLEVPWDKVKVVGVDVILVEVPTVTEPKHERILAK, encoded by the coding sequence ATCAGAGTCTCTGATTTGCGGATGCTAGATGTGGTCAACGTGGTTGATGGGCGACGCCTAGGGCCGATAAAGGATGTGGACCTGGATGTTGAAGCAGGCAAAATCAAATCCCTCATCCTTCCGACTCCCAGCCGTTTTTGGAGTCTTTGGGGTAAAAACGATGACCTGGAGGTTCCGTGGGACAAGGTTAAGGTGGTGGGTGTGGATGTAATATTAGTAGAGGTACCTACAGTGACCGAGCCTAAGCATGAGCGTATTCTGGCTAAGTGA
- the spoIIR gene encoding stage II sporulation protein R, producing the protein MRKWKVALLSVLLLGLSGLVMYSAFGWSEGGDQPLQCRNIIRFHVVANSDCPDDQKLKLLVRDEVLKVVAPELNQARSAEEAWCKLADNRELMRVSAEKVIRAHGYNYPVQVDMGRWQFPTRCYGKLVLPAGSYEAVRVTIGNGEGQNWWCVIFPPLCLVDIAGGVSEQSSAARAANESINATTQPTYAAGGKGSPAFTIRFKLWDWLQASAQHLEQVLGWQSSPDEEGYQE; encoded by the coding sequence ATGCGGAAATGGAAGGTAGCACTACTCTCAGTTCTCCTCCTAGGCTTGAGCGGCCTAGTCATGTATAGTGCGTTTGGCTGGTCTGAGGGTGGCGATCAACCGCTTCAATGCCGGAACATTATACGTTTTCATGTAGTGGCCAATAGCGACTGCCCCGACGATCAGAAACTCAAGCTCTTAGTGCGAGATGAAGTTCTCAAAGTGGTAGCGCCAGAGTTAAACCAAGCGCGTTCGGCCGAAGAGGCCTGGTGTAAATTGGCTGACAACCGAGAGCTTATGAGGGTCAGCGCCGAAAAGGTTATCCGGGCGCACGGTTATAACTATCCGGTTCAGGTTGATATGGGGCGTTGGCAGTTCCCGACGCGTTGCTACGGTAAGTTAGTGTTACCGGCCGGAAGCTATGAAGCTGTTCGGGTTACTATAGGTAATGGGGAAGGGCAAAACTGGTGGTGCGTTATTTTTCCGCCGTTATGCTTAGTTGATATTGCCGGCGGAGTCAGCGAGCAATCGAGCGCAGCTCGCGCGGCTAATGAATCAATAAACGCGACCACACAACCAACCTATGCCGCCGGGGGGAAGGGTAGTCCAGCCTTCACTATTCGGTTTAAGCTATGGGATTGGCTGCAGGCTTCAGCCCAGCACTTAGAACAGGTGCTAGGGTGGCAATCATCACCTGATGAGGAGGGATACCAGGAGTAA